The Candidatus Neomarinimicrobiota bacterium DNA window GCTGTTGCCATCGCCAACGACAGAATCCTGGCAACGGGGAAAAGTGCCGCCCTGCGCAAGGCTTACCCTGTAGCCGACGATAAGGTTATTGATGCCCGGGGCGGCGTGGTGCTGCCGGGCTTCGTGGACTCCCATACCCACCTGATCTTCGCCGGGGACCGGGCCGACGAGTGGGAAGCCCGGATGCAGGGCAAGCCCTACCTGGAGATTCTGCGTGAAGGTGGCGGTATCCTGCGGACGGTTCGTGAAACCCGCCAGGCTTCCTTCAATGACCTGCTCGATCAGGCCCGAACCTGGGCCCGGCGCTGCCTGCAATATGGCACCACCACCATCGAGATCAAGAGCGGCTACGGCCTGGACCGCGACACTGAGCTCAAAATGCTGGAAGTAGCCCGGGCCCTCGGCGATGAAGGTCCCCAGCGGGTGGTCGCCACCTATCTGGGCGGCCACGTGGTGCCACCGGAGCACACCGCCCAGCGCAGCGCCTATCTGGAGCTGGTCGAGGCCACCGCCGCCGAGGTGAAAGAGCAGGGTCTGGCCCAATTCTTCGACGTGTTTTACGAAGAGGAAGCCTTTACCCTGGCCGAGACCGAACGCCTGCTGACCTACGCCCGGGACCTGGGCTTTGAGCTTAAGCTCCACGCCGAGCAGTTCACCTCCTCAGGGGCCGCCGCCCTGGGGGCCCGCCTGGGTGCGGTCTCAGTAGACCACCTGGAACATATCGACACCGCCGGTCTGGATGCACTGGCCTCCACACCTAGCCCCCCCATCGCCGTGCTCCTGCCGGCGGTGTCCTTCCACCTGAGCCTGCAACAATACGCCCCGGCCAGACAAATCATCGACGCCGGCCTCCCCCTGGCCCTGGCCACCGACTTCAATCCCGGCTCATCCTTCACCCCCTCCATCCCCATGGTCATCGCCCTGGCCTGCCGCCAGCTTAAAATGAGCGTGGCCGAGGCTATCGTAGCCACCACCATCAACGCCGCCCACGCCCTCGGTATAGGGGCCGAAACCGGCAGCCTGGAGCCGGGCAAACGCGCCGACCTAATCATCTGCGATGTGCCCGACCACCGCTGGCTGGGCTACGCCTTCGGGTGGAACCCGGTGCGGGAGGTGTTGGTCGGCGGGAAACTCGAACAGACCTGACGTTTGGCGGAGGGACC harbors:
- the hutI gene encoding imidazolonepropionase — its product is MTADLLIINAAEVVSCAGFSEHPARGKQQAELGIIKDGAVAIANDRILATGKSAALRKAYPVADDKVIDARGGVVLPGFVDSHTHLIFAGDRADEWEARMQGKPYLEILREGGGILRTVRETRQASFNDLLDQARTWARRCLQYGTTTIEIKSGYGLDRDTELKMLEVARALGDEGPQRVVATYLGGHVVPPEHTAQRSAYLELVEATAAEVKEQGLAQFFDVFYEEEAFTLAETERLLTYARDLGFELKLHAEQFTSSGAAALGARLGAVSVDHLEHIDTAGLDALASTPSPPIAVLLPAVSFHLSLQQYAPARQIIDAGLPLALATDFNPGSSFTPSIPMVIALACRQLKMSVAEAIVATTINAAHALGIGAETGSLEPGKRADLIICDVPDHRWLGYAFGWNPVREVLVGGKLEQT